The Dehalobacter sp. DNA window GGCCATGGTGCAGCCGGCAAGTTGACCGCCGCAGTCGATTACCACATAGTCGAAAATTCCCTTGAGAAATTGCAGCAGGCGGTGCACCTGCTCGGGGGTGATGTCGATTGCCTCGTCCACTTCGGTCGGTTCCGTCAGTACATAGGGTCCTGACGAATGACGCGTCATAACGCCCATGAGAAAATTGGCGTCGAGCCGTGCGATGTTATTGGTGACGCTGCTCAAGGTGTAAGATGGATTTACATCCAGAAAAGTGGAAATGTCACCGGTCAGCAGGTTCAGGTCGACCAGCGCCACCTTAGTGTTTTCCGTCGCAAGCCCGGCAGCCAGGTTCACCGCTACTGTTGTTACTCCCGCACCACCGGTCGGATAATAGACAGCAATGATTTTTCCCGACTTTGTTTCTGTCGCCGGTTTTGTGAACCAGAACCTGCCCACTTTGGTCAGTGCCTGGATCAGCTCTTCCTGAGCGATGGGGCGCAACAGGTATTCGACGGCACCGGCCCGCATCAGCTTCAGAATCCACTCCGTGCTTTTCTCAAACGAGCTGACGATTATTGACAGTTTTGGATGGTTCGTGAGTAGATACTGAACCTCTTCAATGCCACGATTCAGGTCGTTTACTTCCAGGATGACGATATTGGCGGAAGCTTTTTTGATTATTTTCAGTCCTTCACCAAAGTCGTCGACCGAGCCTTCTATTTTGATAGTGTCGGCAAACGGCTGCACGATGGACGCAATCACGTCTCGTGAGGATTTGTCGCTATCGATGATGACCATGGAAATGTGTGGAGGCATGGTTAGATTCTCTCCAAAAAAATGATATATTGTAAAATATTTGATTCAAATAGTTAGATAGGATAATTGAATTTTCGGATTATTATTTGTGTTACTTAACAAGGTTCCATTTGAGCCCAATAAATCTTTCTTTTTGTGCGCAGTCCATACAGGAATAACGATCAATTACTAATACATTGTTTTGTCCAAAGGGGCAAGATGGCGCTTTATAGTTATTCCCCTTGCATGCATTACCGCCACCTGAGCCACAAGCTTGTATTATTCTAATTAAAGCAAATCTGTCTACATGGAAGGGAGTTGGTTGAACTCTTGGAGGGCAATCGTTTATTAGTGGAATAATAACCCACCATGCCTTTACGTTTCCATTATTATCAAATTCTTTATTGCTGATGTCATAATGTGGATCGTACATTGCAGATTCTAGTGCTTTTAGTGTTGATGTCTGTCCTCCAGTTGTATAAACGGGCCCATTGCAAACATCTTCATTAGGAAAAATTCGACCGCAAGTTAAATCATCAAGATAACTGTTAGGTGTATTTTGTTTTGAAAGACTTGTCCAGGCAAAAGCATTGGCATAAGGCGTTCCGGCACCTTTATCCAATATCCGTGGGGCAATCGCACAAATTTTAGGATAAG harbors:
- a CDS encoding AAA family ATPase; the protein is MPPHISMVIIDSDKSSRDVIASIVQPFADTIKIEGSVDDFGEGLKIIKKASANIVILEVNDLNRGIEEVQYLLTNHPKLSIIVSSFEKSTEWILKLMRAGAVEYLLRPIAQEELIQALTKVGRFWFTKPATETKSGKIIAVYYPTGGAGVTTVAVNLAAGLATENTKVALVDLNLLTGDISTFLDVNPSYTLSSVTNNIARLDANFLMGVMTRHSSGPYVLTEPTEVDEAIDITPEQVHRLLQFLKGIFDYVVIDCGGQLAGCTMAILENAHLTLFTMVLSLPTIKTAKRYLTAMERKGIRKDRLR